One genomic segment of Mycolicibacterium chubuense NBB4 includes these proteins:
- a CDS encoding MBL fold metallo-hydrolase: MTVVDDNYTGHVEPRTAARRTIPGASIVKVSVGPMDNNAYLVTCSQTGQTLLIDAANDASILLELIARYAPKLSLIVTSHQHQDHWLALEQVADVTGAPTAAHSLDAGPLPVKPNRILADGDTLDIGELRFDVIHLRGHTPGSVALALENAGDERVHLFTGDCLFPGGVGKTWKEGDFEQLLGDVSSKVFDKFADQTAVYPGHGDDTTLGAERPHLGEWRQRGW, translated from the coding sequence ATGACAGTCGTCGACGACAACTACACGGGCCACGTCGAGCCCCGGACGGCGGCGCGACGAACCATCCCGGGCGCCTCGATCGTCAAGGTGTCCGTGGGCCCCATGGACAACAACGCCTACCTCGTGACCTGTTCCCAAACCGGACAGACACTACTCATCGACGCGGCCAACGATGCCTCGATCCTGCTCGAGCTCATCGCACGGTACGCGCCGAAGCTCTCGCTGATCGTGACCAGCCACCAGCACCAGGACCACTGGCTCGCTCTCGAGCAGGTGGCCGATGTCACGGGTGCTCCCACCGCGGCGCACTCGCTCGACGCCGGCCCCCTGCCCGTGAAGCCAAACCGGATACTGGCCGACGGCGACACCCTCGATATCGGCGAGCTCAGGTTCGACGTCATCCATCTCCGCGGGCACACGCCCGGCTCCGTCGCGCTGGCACTCGAGAATGCCGGCGACGAGCGGGTGCACCTGTTCACCGGTGACTGCCTCTTTCCCGGCGGTGTCGGCAAGACCTGGAAAGAAGGCGACTTCGAGCAACTGCTGGGCGATGTGAGCAGCAAGGTGTTCGACAAGTTCGCAGATCAGACCGCCGTGTATCCAGGACACGGCGACGATACGACGCTCGGAGCCGAACGTCCGCACCTCGGCGAATGGCGTCAGCGAGGTTGGTGA
- a CDS encoding winged helix DNA-binding domain-containing protein, producing MRSFTVEERRARLARRHHLTSPAERAVPSVAAMTGELIGLHATDPATPYLTLWARMPGFTVPDLHTALYDRHTLLKHLAMRRTLWVVRPEHLPAIQAAASDRVAATETRRLARDAEGSGVATDGHAWLETACQAVLHHLRRTGPCSARELREALPELTGTHDPAPGKRWGGDVHLAPRVLTVLSARGHIARGPNDGGWTASRPRWVATHDWVAPAPEVDARDARAQLVHAWLSVFGPATVTDVKWWFGNTLGWARQALTDIDAAPVDVHGTPGFVVPGDDAPGPDVEPWCALLPGLDVTAMGWFDRDWYVGPHRGQVFDRNGNAGPTVWVDGRIVGAWRQNAEARVELVLLEDVGRAAHRELSARAEELTAWLDGVRISPRFPSPASTGPRCIRQSGW from the coding sequence ATGCGGTCGTTCACAGTCGAAGAACGACGGGCCCGGCTTGCCCGTCGGCACCACCTGACCTCTCCCGCCGAGCGTGCCGTGCCGTCGGTGGCTGCGATGACCGGCGAGCTGATCGGCCTGCACGCCACCGATCCGGCGACACCGTATCTGACCCTCTGGGCACGCATGCCGGGGTTCACGGTTCCGGATCTCCACACTGCGCTCTACGACCGCCACACCCTGCTCAAGCACCTCGCGATGCGGCGGACGCTGTGGGTGGTGCGCCCGGAGCACCTGCCCGCCATCCAGGCAGCCGCCAGCGACCGGGTCGCGGCCACCGAGACCCGTCGGCTGGCCCGCGACGCGGAAGGCTCGGGCGTGGCCACCGACGGGCACGCGTGGCTGGAGACGGCGTGTCAGGCGGTGCTGCACCACCTGCGCCGTACCGGCCCCTGCAGCGCCAGGGAGTTGCGAGAAGCATTGCCCGAGTTGACCGGAACGCACGATCCCGCGCCTGGTAAGCGGTGGGGCGGGGACGTCCATCTGGCTCCGCGGGTGCTGACCGTGCTCTCGGCGCGAGGCCACATCGCCCGTGGACCCAACGACGGCGGCTGGACCGCCTCGCGGCCCCGCTGGGTCGCGACCCACGACTGGGTCGCGCCGGCCCCCGAGGTGGACGCACGCGACGCGCGGGCCCAGTTGGTCCACGCGTGGCTGTCGGTGTTCGGTCCCGCCACGGTCACCGACGTCAAATGGTGGTTCGGCAACACGCTCGGATGGGCCCGACAGGCCCTCACCGACATCGACGCCGCCCCGGTGGATGTACACGGCACCCCGGGCTTCGTGGTGCCCGGCGACGACGCACCAGGACCCGACGTCGAACCGTGGTGCGCGCTTCTGCCCGGGCTCGACGTGACCGCGATGGGCTGGTTCGACCGCGACTGGTATGTCGGCCCGCACCGCGGCCAGGTGTTCGACCGCAACGGCAACGCGGGACCGACCGTCTGGGTGGACGGCCGCATCGTGGGCGCATGGCGGCAGAACGCCGAGGCCCGGGTCGAGCTGGTTCTCCTCGAGGACGTCGGCCGCGCGGCGCATCGGGAATTGTCGGCGCGCGCCGAGGAGTTGACGGCCTGGCTCGACGGCGTGCGGATCAGCCCGCGCTTCCCGTCGCCGGCGAGCACAGGGCCTAGGTGTATCCGGCAGTCAGGTTGGTGA
- a CDS encoding fructose bisphosphate aldolase — translation MNDEQLKKAHSGAGFIAALDQSGGSTPKALKLYGIAEDAYSGEAEMFDLVHQMRTRIITSPAFDGDRIMGAILFEMTMDRQIEGRPTADYLWNVKNIVPFLKIDKGLAEEKDGAQTMKPMPGLDELLDRAAANGVFGTKERSVIKLPGAGVQAVVDQQFEVGRQVLAKGLVPIIEPEVDIHSPEKAKAEEQLKAALLAGLDGLADGQKVMLKLTLPDVDDFYRELVEHPKVLRVVALSGGYNRDDACDKLAANHGVIASFSRALTEGLTAQQSDDEFNATLDAAIAAIAKASAT, via the coding sequence ATGAACGACGAACAGTTGAAGAAGGCGCACAGCGGCGCGGGCTTCATCGCGGCGCTGGACCAGAGTGGCGGCAGCACGCCCAAGGCGTTGAAGCTGTACGGCATTGCCGAGGATGCCTACTCTGGCGAGGCGGAGATGTTCGATCTGGTGCACCAGATGAGGACCCGCATCATCACCAGCCCCGCCTTCGACGGCGACCGGATCATGGGCGCGATTCTGTTCGAGATGACGATGGACCGCCAGATCGAGGGCCGTCCGACCGCCGACTATCTGTGGAACGTCAAGAACATCGTGCCGTTCCTCAAGATCGACAAGGGCCTCGCCGAGGAGAAGGACGGCGCCCAGACCATGAAGCCGATGCCCGGTCTCGACGAGCTGCTCGACCGCGCCGCGGCCAACGGCGTCTTCGGCACCAAGGAACGCTCGGTGATCAAGCTGCCCGGTGCCGGTGTGCAGGCGGTTGTCGACCAGCAGTTCGAGGTGGGCCGGCAGGTTCTCGCGAAGGGTCTGGTGCCGATCATCGAGCCCGAGGTCGACATCCACAGCCCCGAGAAGGCCAAGGCCGAAGAACAGCTCAAGGCTGCACTACTGGCCGGCCTCGACGGGCTCGCCGACGGCCAGAAGGTCATGCTGAAGCTGACGCTGCCCGACGTGGACGACTTCTACCGCGAGCTCGTCGAGCACCCCAAGGTGTTGCGGGTCGTGGCACTCTCGGGCGGCTACAACCGCGACGACGCCTGCGACAAGCTGGCCGCCAACCACGGTGTGATCGCGAGCTTCTCCCGCGCGCTCACCGAGGGCCTAACCGCCCAGCAGAGCGACGACGAGTTCAACGCCACCCTGGACGCGGCGATCGCCGCGATCGCGAAGGCGTCGGCCACCTGA
- the uvrA gene encoding excinuclease ABC subunit UvrA: MADRLVVKGAREHNLRGVDLELPRDAMIVFTGLSGSGKSSLAFDTIFAEGQRRYVESLSAYARQFLGQMDKPDVDFIEGLSPAVSIDQKSTNRNPRSTVGTITEVYDYLRLLYARAGTPHCPVCGERIARQTPQQIVDQVLAMDEGLRFQVLAPVVRTRKGEFVDLFDKLNTQGYSRVRVDGVVHSLTDPPKLKKQEKHDIEVVVDRLTVKASSKQRLTDSVETALNLADGIVVLEFVDREDDHPHREQRFSEKLACPNGHPLAVDDLEPRSFSFNSPYGACPECTGLGIRKEVDPDLVVPDPDLTLAEGAIAPWSMGHTAEYFTRMLSGLGDQLGFDVDTPWKKLPAKARRAILEGCDEQVHVRYKNRYGRTRSYYADFEGVMAFLQRRMEQTDSEQMKERLEGFMRDVPCPECNGTRLKPEILAVTLAAGDFGAKSIAEVAELSIADCAAFLNALTLGTREQAIAGQVLKEIQSRLGFLLDVGLDYLSLSRAAGTLSGGEAQRIRLATQIGSGLVGVLYVLDEPSIGLHQRDNRRLIETLVRLRDLGNTLIVVEHDLDTIAHADWVVDIGPAAGEHGGQIVHSGTYQDLLKNPNSITGAYLSGKEAIEVPVMRRVVDKKRQLTVVGAREHNLREIDVAFPLGVLTSVTGVSGSGKSTLVNDILASVLANKLNGARLVPGRHTRVNGLDHLDKLVRVDQSPIGRTPRSNPATYTGVFDKIRTLFAATTEAKVRGYQPGRFSFNVKGGRCEACSGDGTIKIEMNFLPDVYVPCEVCQGARYNRETLEVHYKGKTIAEVLDMSIEEAAEFFAPISSIHRYLKTLVDVGLGYVRLGQPAPTLSGGEAQRVKLASELQKRSTGRTIYILDEPTTGLHFEDIRKLLTVINGLVEKGNTVIVIEHNLDVIKTSDWIVDMGPEGGSGGGTVVAMGTPEDVAANPDSYTGHFLAETLGVQRPKPKARTRRKVSA, translated from the coding sequence TTGGCTGACCGCCTAGTTGTCAAGGGTGCCCGGGAGCACAATCTGCGTGGCGTCGACCTGGAGCTGCCGCGCGACGCGATGATCGTGTTCACCGGGCTGTCGGGCTCCGGTAAGTCGTCGCTGGCGTTCGACACGATCTTCGCCGAGGGGCAGCGCCGCTACGTGGAGTCGCTGTCGGCGTACGCCCGCCAATTCCTGGGCCAGATGGACAAGCCCGACGTCGACTTCATCGAGGGGCTCTCGCCCGCCGTGTCCATCGACCAGAAGTCGACCAACCGCAATCCCCGGTCGACGGTCGGCACCATCACCGAGGTCTACGACTACCTGCGTCTGCTCTACGCCAGGGCGGGCACGCCGCACTGCCCGGTCTGCGGTGAACGCATCGCACGGCAGACCCCGCAACAGATCGTCGACCAGGTCCTCGCCATGGACGAGGGCCTGCGGTTCCAGGTGCTCGCACCGGTGGTCCGCACCCGCAAGGGCGAGTTCGTCGACCTGTTCGACAAACTCAACACGCAGGGGTATAGCCGGGTCCGCGTCGACGGCGTGGTGCACTCGCTGACCGACCCGCCGAAGCTCAAGAAGCAGGAGAAGCACGACATCGAGGTGGTCGTCGACCGCCTGACGGTGAAGGCCAGCTCAAAGCAGCGCCTCACGGATTCGGTCGAGACCGCTCTGAATCTCGCCGACGGCATCGTCGTGCTGGAGTTCGTCGACCGCGAAGACGACCACCCCCACCGCGAGCAGCGCTTCTCGGAGAAGCTGGCGTGCCCGAACGGTCATCCGCTGGCCGTCGACGACCTCGAGCCGCGGTCGTTCTCGTTCAACTCGCCGTACGGCGCCTGCCCGGAGTGCACCGGCCTGGGCATCCGGAAGGAAGTCGACCCCGACCTCGTCGTGCCCGATCCGGACCTCACCCTCGCCGAGGGCGCGATCGCCCCGTGGTCGATGGGACACACCGCGGAGTACTTCACGAGGATGCTGTCCGGTCTCGGCGACCAGCTCGGGTTTGACGTCGACACGCCGTGGAAGAAGCTGCCCGCCAAGGCGCGCAGGGCGATCCTCGAAGGCTGCGACGAGCAGGTGCACGTGCGGTACAAGAACCGCTACGGCCGGACGCGGTCCTACTACGCCGACTTCGAGGGCGTCATGGCGTTCCTGCAGCGGCGCATGGAGCAGACCGACTCCGAGCAGATGAAGGAGCGGCTCGAGGGATTCATGCGGGACGTGCCGTGCCCCGAGTGCAACGGCACCCGCCTCAAGCCGGAGATCCTCGCGGTCACGCTGGCGGCCGGCGACTTCGGTGCCAAGTCGATCGCCGAGGTCGCGGAGCTGTCGATCGCCGACTGCGCGGCGTTCCTCAACGCGCTCACCCTCGGCACCCGGGAGCAGGCCATCGCCGGGCAGGTGCTCAAGGAGATCCAGTCCCGGCTGGGCTTCCTGCTCGATGTCGGGCTGGACTACCTCTCGCTGTCGCGGGCGGCCGGCACGCTGTCCGGCGGTGAGGCGCAACGCATCCGGCTGGCCACCCAGATCGGCTCCGGGCTGGTCGGGGTGCTCTATGTGCTCGACGAGCCGTCCATCGGCCTGCACCAGCGCGACAACCGCCGGTTGATCGAGACCCTGGTGCGGCTGCGCGACCTCGGAAACACGCTGATCGTGGTCGAGCACGACCTCGACACCATCGCCCACGCCGACTGGGTCGTCGACATCGGCCCCGCGGCCGGCGAGCACGGCGGTCAGATCGTGCACAGCGGGACCTACCAGGACCTGCTCAAGAACCCGAATTCGATCACCGGCGCCTACCTCTCGGGCAAGGAGGCGATCGAGGTCCCGGTGATGCGACGCGTGGTCGACAAGAAGCGCCAGCTCACCGTGGTCGGGGCGCGTGAACACAACCTGCGCGAGATCGACGTGGCCTTCCCGCTCGGCGTGCTCACCTCGGTGACCGGGGTGTCGGGTTCGGGCAAGTCCACCTTGGTCAACGACATCCTGGCGTCGGTGCTGGCCAACAAGCTCAACGGCGCCCGGCTGGTGCCGGGGCGGCACACCCGCGTCAACGGACTCGACCATCTCGACAAGCTGGTCCGCGTCGACCAGTCACCGATCGGGCGGACACCGCGGTCCAACCCGGCGACCTACACCGGTGTGTTCGACAAGATCCGCACCCTGTTCGCCGCGACCACCGAGGCCAAGGTCCGCGGCTACCAGCCCGGCCGGTTCTCGTTCAACGTCAAGGGCGGCCGCTGCGAAGCGTGTTCGGGTGACGGCACGATCAAGATCGAGATGAACTTCCTGCCCGACGTGTATGTGCCGTGCGAAGTCTGCCAGGGGGCCCGCTACAACCGCGAGACCCTCGAGGTGCACTACAAGGGCAAGACCATCGCCGAGGTCCTCGACATGTCCATCGAGGAGGCGGCCGAGTTCTTCGCCCCGATCAGCTCGATACACCGGTATCTGAAGACCCTGGTCGACGTGGGCCTGGGCTACGTGCGGCTGGGCCAGCCGGCGCCGACGCTGTCCGGCGGTGAGGCGCAGCGCGTGAAGCTGGCCTCGGAGTTGCAGAAGCGTTCGACCGGGCGCACCATCTACATCCTCGACGAGCCGACCACCGGTCTGCACTTCGAGGACATCCGCAAACTGCTGACAGTGATCAACGGCCTCGTCGAGAAGGGCAATACGGTGATCGTCATCGAGCACAACCTCGATGTGATCAAGACCTCGGACTGGATCGTCGACATGGGACCCGAGGGCGGGTCGGGCGGCGGCACGGTGGTGGCGATGGGTACACCGGAGGACGTCGCGGCCAATCCGGACAGCTACACCGGCCACTTCCTGGCCGAGACGCTGGGCGTGCAGCGACCGAAACCCAAGGCCCGCACCCGAAGGAAGGTCAGCGCCTAG
- a CDS encoding cytochrome P450 encodes MTATVGRAGIARRKNGSPPPDVPLADIDLGTMEFWMQDDDVRDGAFATLRRESPITFFEVPEIAGFPPGAGHWALTTHDDVHHASRHPEIFSSVPTSTALSDVPAEIAEFLGSMISLDDPRHLRLRKIVNRAFTPKVVARIEDSVRDRARTLVANMVARHPDARADFVAEVSGPLPLQIICDMMGIPEEDEHKVFHWTNVMLGVGDDEASGEFAEVVEVINEIAQYGMALAEERRVRPGEDLTTNLVQAEVDGEQLTSSEIASFFILLSAAGNETTRNAISHGMVALSRYPEQRDIWWNDFDGVAATAVEEIVRWASPVIFMRRNLTRDIEMRGIPMKAGAKISMWYNSANRDETTFANPRLFDVTRDPNPHFGYGGGGAHFCLGANLARREIRVLFEELHRQIPDVIAVDEPAILHSAFIHGIKRLPVEWTPPA; translated from the coding sequence ATGACAGCAACAGTTGGCAGAGCTGGAATCGCGCGTCGCAAGAACGGCTCCCCACCGCCCGATGTGCCCTTGGCAGATATCGATCTGGGGACGATGGAGTTCTGGATGCAGGACGACGACGTGCGCGACGGGGCGTTCGCGACGCTACGGCGCGAGTCGCCGATCACGTTCTTCGAGGTCCCCGAGATCGCCGGATTCCCGCCGGGAGCCGGTCATTGGGCGCTGACGACCCATGACGACGTTCATCACGCAAGCCGCCACCCGGAGATCTTCAGCTCAGTGCCGACGAGCACGGCCCTCAGCGACGTGCCGGCCGAAATCGCCGAGTTCCTCGGCTCCATGATCAGCCTGGACGATCCGCGCCATCTCCGGCTGCGCAAGATCGTCAACCGTGCCTTCACCCCGAAGGTGGTGGCCCGCATCGAGGACAGCGTGCGCGACCGGGCCCGAACGTTGGTGGCGAACATGGTGGCGCGTCATCCCGACGCGCGTGCCGACTTCGTGGCCGAGGTGTCGGGTCCGCTTCCGCTGCAGATCATCTGCGACATGATGGGTATCCCCGAAGAGGACGAGCACAAGGTCTTCCACTGGACGAACGTGATGCTGGGTGTCGGGGACGACGAGGCCTCGGGAGAGTTCGCCGAGGTTGTCGAGGTGATCAACGAGATCGCCCAGTACGGGATGGCGCTGGCCGAGGAGCGTCGGGTCCGGCCTGGCGAGGACCTCACGACCAATCTGGTGCAGGCCGAGGTCGACGGCGAGCAGTTGACGTCGTCCGAAATCGCATCGTTTTTCATCCTGCTGTCGGCCGCGGGCAATGAGACGACGCGCAACGCGATCAGCCACGGCATGGTGGCGCTGAGCCGGTACCCCGAACAGCGCGACATCTGGTGGAACGACTTCGACGGTGTCGCCGCAACCGCGGTCGAGGAGATCGTTCGGTGGGCGTCACCGGTGATCTTCATGCGGCGCAACCTGACTCGCGACATCGAGATGCGGGGAATCCCGATGAAGGCCGGCGCCAAGATCTCGATGTGGTACAACTCCGCCAACCGCGACGAAACGACGTTCGCCAACCCAAGGCTGTTCGACGTGACACGCGACCCGAATCCGCACTTCGGCTACGGCGGCGGCGGCGCCCATTTCTGCCTGGGCGCCAACCTGGCCCGTCGGGAGATCCGGGTGTTGTTCGAGGAGCTCCACCGGCAGATCCCCGACGTGATCGCAGTCGACGAGCCCGCGATCCTGCACTCTGCATTCATCCACGGCATCAAGCGGCTGCCCGTGGAGTGGACGCCGCCGGCCTAG
- a CDS encoding alpha/beta hydrolase — protein sequence MHGWLPLTVQILAALALIGAIGWRTRRWRLVWVPWSALIGAGSAVAVYWYTQTAGVADDTNPAPTALWVWVALSGVAFGVLISGWRGARWWRRLAAAAAVPLCVVSAALAVNLWTGYFPTVQTAWSQITAGPLPDQTDQVAVVAMQKKHAMPLKGTVVAVDVPATASGFRHRGEFVYLPPAWYASNPPPPLPTVMMLGGEFNTPADWMRSGGAVKIIDDFAAAHGGFAPVFVFADPGGAFNNDTECVNGARGNSADHLTKDVVPYVESHFGVSRRRANWGVVGWSMGGTCAVDLTVMHPETFGAFEDIAGDLAPNSGTRAQTIARLFGGNTAAYASFDPSTVIKRHGTYRGIAGWFDVNSTARGTATMNQQAIAAGTLCGLGSRSGIACAVVSQPGKHDWPFASTAFSAALPWLSSAIGTPGVPHVGLPATPAVIPVRAMAER from the coding sequence ATGCACGGGTGGCTGCCGCTGACGGTGCAGATACTCGCCGCGCTCGCGTTGATCGGTGCGATCGGGTGGCGCACCAGGCGCTGGCGGCTCGTGTGGGTGCCGTGGTCGGCGCTCATCGGAGCGGGATCGGCGGTCGCGGTGTACTGGTACACCCAGACAGCCGGCGTCGCCGATGACACCAATCCGGCACCGACCGCGCTCTGGGTGTGGGTGGCGCTGTCCGGCGTGGCGTTCGGGGTGCTGATCTCCGGATGGCGTGGTGCGCGGTGGTGGCGCCGCCTCGCTGCCGCCGCCGCGGTGCCGCTGTGCGTCGTGTCGGCCGCGCTCGCGGTGAACCTGTGGACCGGCTACTTCCCCACCGTGCAGACGGCGTGGAGTCAGATCACCGCGGGACCGCTGCCCGATCAGACCGATCAGGTCGCGGTCGTGGCGATGCAGAAGAAACATGCGATGCCCCTCAAGGGAACTGTCGTCGCCGTCGACGTCCCGGCCACCGCTTCGGGCTTCAGGCATCGCGGTGAGTTCGTGTACCTGCCACCCGCCTGGTACGCGAGCAACCCGCCGCCGCCGCTGCCCACCGTGATGATGCTCGGCGGCGAGTTCAACACCCCCGCCGACTGGATGCGTTCCGGCGGTGCGGTCAAGATCATCGACGACTTCGCGGCCGCGCACGGCGGCTTCGCCCCGGTGTTCGTGTTCGCCGATCCCGGCGGCGCGTTCAACAACGACACCGAATGCGTCAACGGCGCGCGCGGCAACTCCGCCGATCATCTCACCAAAGATGTTGTGCCCTACGTCGAGTCGCACTTCGGAGTCAGCCGAAGGCGGGCGAACTGGGGTGTGGTCGGCTGGTCGATGGGCGGCACCTGTGCCGTCGACCTGACCGTGATGCACCCCGAGACCTTCGGCGCATTCGAGGACATCGCCGGAGACCTGGCACCGAACTCGGGCACCAGGGCGCAGACCATCGCCCGGCTCTTCGGTGGGAACACCGCCGCCTACGCGTCGTTCGACCCCTCCACCGTCATCAAGAGGCACGGAACCTACCGCGGCATCGCGGGGTGGTTCGACGTCAACAGCACGGCACGCGGCACTGCCACGATGAACCAGCAGGCGATCGCCGCAGGCACACTCTGTGGACTGGGTAGCCGCTCGGGCATCGCCTGCGCGGTCGTCAGTCAGCCCGGTAAGCATGATTGGCCGTTCGCCTCCACCGCGTTCTCCGCGGCACTGCCCTGGCTGTCGAGCGCCATCGGGACTCCGGGAGTGCCGCACGTCGGCCTCCCGGCCACACCGGCGGTGATCCCGGTGCGAGCGATGGCTGAGCGCTAG
- a CDS encoding IS481 family transposase produces MPHANARLTVHGRQLLVDRVLVDGRKPAHVAAELGVSRQCAYRWVRRYREEGPAGLVDRSSRPRRCPTRTPAHVEAAIVALRLDERRGQQWIGDELGLCARTVSAVLRRHQLPYLRDCDPLTGEVIRASKATTRRYERSRPGELIHMDVKKIGRIPDGGGWKAHGRHMGKTFAQKKARIGFDYVHSAVDDHSRLAYSEILDDEKGRTCAQFLARAAAYFADHGITTVEAVITDNHFSYRRSYDVAAVIAAIGAKHIFIKPHCPWQNGKVERYNRTLQTEWAYRQVFDSNDDRCAALAPWLEHYNNQRRHSAIGNQPPVSRLSPT; encoded by the coding sequence GTGCCCCACGCTAATGCCCGGTTGACCGTTCATGGCCGACAACTACTCGTTGATCGAGTCCTCGTCGATGGCCGTAAGCCCGCACACGTGGCCGCTGAACTCGGCGTGTCGCGCCAGTGCGCGTATCGATGGGTGCGCCGATACCGGGAGGAGGGCCCAGCCGGCCTGGTGGATCGGTCGTCTCGACCCCGGCGCTGCCCGACCCGAACACCGGCCCATGTCGAGGCCGCGATCGTGGCACTTCGGCTGGACGAGCGGCGCGGCCAACAGTGGATCGGCGATGAGCTCGGACTGTGCGCCCGGACTGTCTCAGCGGTACTTCGGCGCCATCAACTGCCTTACCTGCGTGACTGCGATCCGCTGACCGGTGAGGTCATCCGAGCGTCGAAAGCCACTACTCGGCGCTACGAACGGTCACGACCAGGCGAGCTGATTCACATGGACGTCAAGAAGATTGGCCGCATTCCTGACGGTGGCGGTTGGAAAGCTCATGGCCGACACATGGGTAAGACGTTTGCGCAGAAGAAGGCCCGCATCGGATTTGACTACGTCCATTCAGCCGTCGATGACCACTCACGATTGGCCTACTCAGAGATCCTCGACGACGAGAAAGGGCGGACCTGCGCACAGTTCCTGGCCCGTGCCGCCGCGTACTTCGCAGACCACGGCATCACCACCGTCGAGGCCGTCATCACCGACAACCACTTCAGCTACCGACGCTCCTACGACGTCGCTGCCGTCATCGCCGCGATCGGCGCCAAACACATCTTCATCAAACCGCACTGCCCCTGGCAGAACGGAAAGGTGGAGCGCTACAACAGGACCTTGCAGACCGAGTGGGCCTACCGGCAGGTCTTCGACTCAAACGACGATCGCTGCGCTGCCCTTGCCCCGTGGCTCGAGCACTACAACAATCAACGACGCCACTCAGCCATCGGAAACCAACCTCCGGTCAGCCGACTGTCACCAACCTGA